In Nymphaea colorata isolate Beijing-Zhang1983 unplaced genomic scaffold, ASM883128v2 scaffold0121, whole genome shotgun sequence, a single window of DNA contains:
- the LOC116268123 gene encoding LOW QUALITY PROTEIN: uncharacterized protein LOC116268123 (The sequence of the model RefSeq protein was modified relative to this genomic sequence to represent the inferred CDS: inserted 2 bases in 2 codons; deleted 2 bases in 1 codon), whose amino-acid sequence MEAMKMELVIKAQFDAKIIKSTYRKRLRGGEPGAGERKLLQEFNEELRGQVEKANKLEWSLRGGRSRRTRNCSAKTSRPTTCWARWSTSSSRCLPAIGKVAPHFKAQAWLSSSNEFKELSLENYHKKWLLLFFYPXDFTFVCPTEIVEFSNKAKHFRQNNCEVVGCSIDSHFVHRRWTLDPRSNGGLGPIDIPLLADVKKEIADRYGVLXRAGLALRGTFLIDDNQIVRHISVNDLSVGRNVDEYLRLLEVKINRQGFQYAAKHGEVCPAGWQKGAATMKPKLDSKELKDYWENVHTKK is encoded by the exons ATGGAGGCCATGAAGATGGAGCTGGTCATCAAGGCCCAGTTCGATGCCAAGATCATCAAATCTACGTATCGAAAACGACTTCGTGGAGGCGAACCAGGCGCTG GCGAGAGGAAACTGCTCCAGGAATTCAACGAGGAACTGCGCGGACAGGTGGAGAAGGCGAACAAGCTGGAGTGGAGCTTGAGGGGTGGGCGGTCGAGGCGCACGAGGAACTGCAGCGCCAAAACGAGCAGGCCAACGACTTGCTGGGCCAGGTGGAGTACATCGTCGAGCAGGTGTCTCC CGGCGATCGGCAAGGTGGCTCCCCACTTCAAGGCGCAGGCCTGGCTTTCCTCCTCCAACGAGTTCAAGGAGCTCTCTCTGGAGAACTACCACAAGAAGTGGCTGCTGCTCTTCTTCTACC TCGACTTCACCTTCGTCTGCCCCACCGAAATCGTGGAGTTCAGCAACAAGGCCAAGCACTTCAGGCAGAACAACTGCGAGGTCGTCGGCTGCTCCATCGACTCTCACTTCGTCCACAGAAGGTGGACTCTCGATCCCAGGTCCAACGGAGGATTGGGGCCCATTGACATCCCTCTGCTGGCCGACGTGAAGAAGGAAATTGCCGACAGGTACGGTGTCC AACGAGCTGGTCTCGCCCTGAGGGGTACTTTCCTCATCGACGACAACCAGATCGTCAGGCACATCAGCGTCAACGACCTCTCAGTCGGCAGAAACGTCGACGAGTATCTTCGTCTCCTCGAGGTAAAAATCAACCGA CAGGGCTTCCAATACGCAGCAAAGCACGGAGAGGTGTGTCCCGCCGGCTGGCAGAAGGGAGCAGCAACCATGAAGCCGAAGCTGGACTCCAAGGAGCTGAAGGACTATTGGGAAAACGTGCACACCAAGAAATGA